A genomic segment from Ptychodera flava strain L36383 chromosome 19, AS_Pfla_20210202, whole genome shotgun sequence encodes:
- the LOC139118590 gene encoding thiamine transporter 2-like, protein MMLATTLVCLYGFFKEMRPSEPFLAPYLRTEKNLTQEEVTNQVFPVWTYSYLSALVFVFLLTDYLRYKPVIIFESLTYIGTWLLLLFGQGLQTMQLMQFLYGMATATEIAYYSYIYAVVPADQYRKVTSYTRTAILTGDFVAGALGQILISCKVLTYYQLNIISLSSVCVAFVLSIFLPTAKKSIYFHKDSNASSPRKSVEQYSDGDNSENKRKKDDVTNDAQLDVNPSESQVQVEIHVNDLDNDSNRIQEEADDRHVRDTDSPRLRIGIRSDESAQVGPMETQSKERSHKFKLYKSNCSINCRENLTSLLTDFKACYSNPHLMKWSLWWAFATCGNFLIGNYIQNLWDLINPSYEAEDSVNVYNGAVEAVATLSGALSAFILAFVKFNWTIFGELTLGVVSVLDSCLLLVMSITSNIWIAYAFYVLFRASYQFLITIASFQIAAHLTTERYALVFGCNTLVALALQSLLTVIVVDKHGLDLPANTQFKVYSGYFFIIGGIFMSKAIFTLTSNGWRASCSQRWDTADTDTGNCEEKYLAEEMEKSPSPNTEYEDREEGETTSCSSQTTEDRRPLII, encoded by the exons ATGATGCTCGCTACAACACTAGTATGTCTGTATGGATTTTTCAAGGAGATGCGGCCATCAGAGCCCTTCCTTGCTCCATATCTGCGCACAGAGAAAAACCTGACCCAGGAAGAAGTGACAAACCAAGTGTTTCCAGTTTGGACATATTCCTACCTGTCAGCActtgtctttgtgtttttgctaACCGATTATCTCCGTTACAAGCCGGTTATAATTTTTGAGTCCCTGACGTACATTGGAACATGGCTCCTTCTCTTGTTTGGCCAGGGTCTACAAACAATGCAGCTCATGCAGTTTCTCTATGGCATGGCAACGGCCACGGAAATTGCATACTATTCTTACATCTATGCTGTGGTCCCAGCTGATCAGTATAGGAAGGTGACAAGTTATACAAGAACAGCAATTTTGACTGGGGATTTTGTTGCAGGGGCTCTTGGACAAATTCTGATATCATGCAAAGTTTTGACTTACTATCAACTGAATATTATTTCTCTTTCAAGTGTGTGTGTTGCATTCGTTTTGAGCATTTTTCTACCCACTGCAAAGAAGAGTATTTACTTCCATAAGGACAGTAATGCAAGCAGCCCTCGGAAAAGTGTGGAGCAATACAGTGATGGTGACAACTCAGAAAACAAGAGGAAAAAGGACGACGTCACAAACGATGCACAGCTAGATGTGAATCCATCAGAAAGTCAAGTCCAAGTGGAGATTCATGTGAATGACCTTGATAATGATTCAAACCGCATTCAAGAAGAAGCAGATGACCGGCATGTCAGAGATACAGATTCACCTAGGTTGAGAATTGGCATACGTAGCGATGAAAGTGCACAAGTTGGTCCAATGGAGACTCAGTCAAAAGAAAGATCACACAAATTCAAATTATACAAGTCAAACTGCAGTATAAATTGCAGAGAAAATCTCACTTCACTGCTGACAGACTTCAAGGCCTGTTATTCTAACCCCCATCTAATGAAATGGTCTCTGTGGTGGGCATTTGCAACATGTGGCAATTTTCTTATTGGAAATTATATCCAAAATTTGTGGGATTTGATCAACCCTTCTTATGAAGCAGAAGATAGTGTTAATGTTTACAATGGTGCAGTGGAGGCTGTTGCTACTCTCTCAG GTGCTCTGTCTGCCTTCATCTTGGcttttgtgaaatttaattGGACAATATTTGGAGAACTGACTCTTGGTGTGGTATCAGTACTGGACTCCTGTCTTCTTCTTGTCATGAGCATAACATCAAACATCTGGATTGCATATGCTTTCTACGTATTATTCAGAGCATCATATCAATTTCTCATCACAATAGCAAG TTTTCAGATTGCGGCTCATCTGACCACAGAACGCTATGCACTAGTGTTTGGTTGCAATACTTTGGTAGCATTAGCATTGCAGAGTTTGTTGACGGTGATTGTGGTGGACAAACATGGCTTAGACTTACCAGCAAACACACAG TTTAAAGTATACAGTGGCTATTTCTTCATCATTGGTGGTATATTCATGAGTAAGGCCATTTTCACGTTGACGAGCAACGGGTGGAGAGCAAGCTGCAGCCAGCGGTGGGACACCGCTGACACAGACACCGGCAACTGTGAAGAGAAGTACCTGGCCGAAGAAATGGAAAAGAGTCCATCTCCAAACACAGAGTATGAAGATAGAGAGGAGGGGGAGACTACTTCATGTTCATCCCAGACAACTGAAGATAGAAGACCCTTGATTATTTGA